TTAGTCAGTGACCGACTCGAAGTGGGCTTGCATCGCAGCAAGCACCACAGACGGGTCAGAGCGTCGCTGATAATCTTCAGATAAATCACGCCAGAGAACCGTTCCCTCGCGATCAATTAGCAAGGTCGCAGGTACGGGTAACGCCTTCGCGGGCTCGCTACCGGGCGCAGAGTGAACACCTTGATTGCGTAAACCAAAGGCGTCCGTCACTGCCAACTGCTGATCGGACAACATGGTTGCCTGTAAGCCGTGTAAGTGCCGTTTCTCTGCTATGACCTCAGGTAGATCGACACTCACGGTAATCACTTTGACACCACGCTGGTCAAATTCCGTTCGTAATTCTTCCATTCGACGCAACTCGCCGATGCAATAGGGTCACCAATGAGCCCTGAAGAATTTGATCAGAACCAAGTGGCCGTTGAGTGACCGTGAATCGAATTCGACGCCCGCGTCATCAACCGATGTAAAACGTGGAATCGTATCGCCCACTTCAATCGCTACGTCGGGGGAGACAATCTGTTCGCTAATCAACATAGTGCCTGGAAAAAACAGCCCCACCACAATCGCAAATATCGGTGGCACGGCGCCTAACCAACTCGTGCGTTTGATAAACGCTAAAACACCCAAGACGGCGCACAACATAAAGACCAAAGCGAACCCAGTTCGATCGCTTGGTAATGCAACTTGTCCGGTTAAATGGAACCAATACCATGTCGTAAGCCCAGCTAACGCTGCCGCAAAAAGACCGATTTTGGTGCCAAGTTTTATTTTCGCCATTACACAAACTTATCGAAAAAAAACGACGTTTCATAGCGGAATTTAGTGCGGGAGCCTCCATATCGCGATCACTCAATTAGGCCGGGCACTGTCATCCACTGCCTTGTTCAAAAAACGCGTTAAGCTAGCCGCATGTTCAGCACTATCGACTGGGCCGTAGTCGGTCTTTACATTGCGCTCACCACATGGATTGGCCACCGACAAAAAGGGCGTCAGCAAACAACGCATGACTTCTTTTTAGGGGGGCGAAATATCCCTTGGTATGCGGTTAGTGCGTCTATTATTGCGACGACAATCAGCGCAGTTACCTTCATTGGCGTCCCCGCCATAACGTACGCGGCAGGCGGCAACTTTACCTACCTGCAACTCGCCTTAGGCGGCATTCTCGCGCGGCTTCTAATTGCGCGTTTTCTGTTGCCGCGTTATTTCGAAGGCAACTATTACAGTCCCTATGACTTCATGAGTGATCGCTTTGGTGCGGTGACCGGACGGATTACCGCCGGGCTATTCATGATGGGCGGCGTACTCGGTCAAAGTGTGCGGGTCTACGCAACCGCCCTAGTGATCGAACTACTCACCGGCTGGAGTCTCGGCCATAGCATCCTCGTGATCGCCGCGTTCGCTATTTTGTGGACATGGATGGGGGGAGTAGCGGCAGTCATCTGGACCGATGTTGTGCAGTTTTTCGTGCTGGTCATAGGGGCTTTAGCCGCCTTATTCCTCATCACAACAACGCTGCCTGACGGCTGGAGCTCCTTAGTAAGTTTTGGTCAAACCGCCGGAAAATTCCGGCTGCTGGACTTCACAACGGACCCTCGGGTGGCCTTCACCTTCTGGGCTGCGTTGCTTGCCTTGCCTTTTCAGGGCGTTGCCGTCTACGGTACAGACCATCTATTCACTCAACGCCTTATGTGCTGCCGAAATGCCCAAGAAGCCAGAAAGGCACTGCTTTGGAGCATAATGGGTGAGTGCATACCAGCCCTGATGCTGTTAGTGGGCGTTGGGTTATTCACGTTCTACAGCCTACATCCGCTTGATTCGCCCCTCGCTCAACTTGTTTCAGAAAAAGGTGATCGGATATTTCCTATTTTCATTCTCAGCGAGATGCCGGTGGGCCTGAAAGGCTTACTCATAGCAGGCGTGTTAAGTGCCGCTATCTCGAGTCTCGATTCAATACTCGCCGCGCTGTCACAAATTTCCATCACGATGTTTTATCGCCCCTTCATAAAGTCCAACGGAACAGAGGCGCACTACCTCTCGATGTCGCGCTTCTTAGTGGTGCTTTGGGGCGCTTTATTGGGCTTAACAGCGTGGCAATTTTCTCAATCGACCGGCGACCTCATTACCCTCGCGTTCTCAATGACGACCTACACACTTGGTCCGATGCTCGGCCTGTTTATACTGAGTTTACTCAGTGCACGATACCGGATCAGTCACATTACGCCTGCGGTCTGTCTCAGTGTCTTAGTGGTTTTAACGGTGAATGAGCCTGAGCTCTTCACGGGTATTATCCAGCACTCCTTTCAGTCACCGCTTCTAGCATGGCCGTGGCTTTTCCCGATTGGAACGCTCGTCTGTATTGGCTTGGCAATCAGAGCACCTCTTAAACCTAATCAGCCAAAGGTTGCGACCAACGGCGATGATCATCGACCTTAGTGATCGCGCCCTATAAACTCTGGTCCTTAATTTTTAGGATCACGCGACAACGACATGTACATCACCCCACCCGATTCTTCTCTTAGCGGCACAAGCTTTATCGAGAGTGCTGAAAACCCAACGCCCATCGAGCTCGTAAAAACCGCAGATTTCAACGGGCGTGAAGCCTCCCTTGATGCCTATCAAAAGGCGTCACTTAAGCGGCAAGATTTTTCTGCCGCGAAAGGGCAAAGGGCTTGGCTTAAATGCGGAGACCAGTTCAAGGTGTTGGTAGGTTGGGATGGACAAGACGACCTAGCAACACTTGGCGGGCTGCCTCTCCTGCTCACAGAAGGTGATTACTACCTTGAGACTCCCGTATCTGATCTGCAGTTGATCGGTTGGGGGATGGGCAGCTACCAATTCAATCGCTACAAAAAAGCAAGCCGTGCGCCGGCACGTCTCGTCATGCCCGAGGGTGTTGACAGCAAACGCGTCATCAATACCACTCGTTCAGTCGCACTTTGCCGAGATCTTATAAATACGCCTGCGCAAGACATGGCGCCCTCGCACCTCGAAGCTGAGTCGCGCGACATGGCAGCGCACTTTGGCGCGAACATCAGCGTTACTGTGGGAGATGAGCTTTTAGCAGCAGGCTGCGGGGCTATTCATGCTGTTGGTCGTGCGGCTGATGACGCGCCGCGCCTCATTGACCTCACCTGGGGGGATGAGAATGCGCCCAAAATTACGATCGTGGGGAAAGGTGTCACGTTCGACAGCGGAGGCTTGGATATGAAGCCAGGCTCGGCAATGCGCATGATGAAAAAAGATATGGGCGGTGCGGCCAATGCCATCGGCCTCGCTTACCTGATCATGGCAGAACAGCTACCGGTGCGATTGCGCTTACTCGTTCCAACGGCTGAAAACGCGATCTCGGGTAACGCATTTAGACCCGGCGATATTTTGCACACGCACAAAGGTCTGACGGTTGAAATCGACAACACGGACGCAGAAGGCAGACTTCTCCTCTGTGACGCGCTGTCAATTGCAACCGAAGATAAGCCTGATGCGATCTTTGACTACGCAACGCTCACCGGCTCAGCCAGATCAGCTGTCGGCGCCGAGGTCTCGGCCATGTTCTGTAACAGCGATGCACTTGCCGATTCCATTTCACATTCGGGTCGCGATACGGATGACCCCGTGTGGCGAATGCCTCTGCACGGTGACTACAACCACATGCTCAACTCAAAAGTGGCTGACATGGTGAATTGCGCGCCATCGCCCTACGCAGGCGCCATAACAGCGGCGCTATTTTTAGAGCGTTTTGTTGACGACATGCCTTGGATGCACTTTGATATTAATGCCTTTAATACACGCAGCCGACCCGGACATCCCGAGGGCGGTGAGGCCATGGCTCTGCGCGCTGTATTCGACTATCTCAGACGCACCTACGCTTAACGCTTCAGAGTGTATTAGCGGCCTCACCTAGACGGCTGTGACGGATGCGCCCTCGCCTGGGACTCAAGTATGGCGTGAAGGATGCCTTCTTACTGATTACTCAGTTTGAGGGGATCAAACCGTCTCAGCTGAGCCGAACGCACCTTTGCCCACACCCTCGAAGGCCTTGACTTGAACAGCAAGGCCACAGTCCGTCGACGCTGCTAACGCCAAATGATTGGCAATATTTTCCACCGTACTCACGCAGGGGACCACAAATACCTGATGTTCAGGCATCGAGAGTGAGAAATGGCCTTGGGCCGCGTCGTAGGCCATGTCAATGTGCGCCATGCCGTTGTGTACAGTCTTCCCCGAAATATGCTCTTCGCTTGCAATGTAAATATCTCGGAGCTTTGCTACCCACTGAGCTTCTAGTTCGCGATCTCGAGCGCCGTGAACTGAGAGCTCCAAACGTGAGCGATGACCATGGGCAATACGCTGACATTGCCCTTGGTGTTTTTGAAGGCCATGACTGTAGTGGAAAAAAGCCCCGTCGATTTCCTCGCAACGCAGCTTTACAAGCACATCCGACACGTTATCAGGTAAGACGCTTCTCAACTGCAGCGCCAAGTCCTCGGCTACCACTTCCGCTGAGATCACATCACAGGTCACCAGGAGCACGGCGTCTCGTGGCGACTGGTGCCGAATCAGACCACCATTGGCCAGCGAAAACTCGACCAGAAGATCATTACCCACCGACTGCGTCCGACATCCAGCGTATGCAGCGGGAACAAGGAGGCGATGATCGGCTTGCGCGTCAATCAGCTGCTTAATCTGTTTTTTAACATGTCCAAAATCAAAAACCATGCCCTGATCATCGAGCTCGCCGCCGAGTTCTATATCAACGATCCAGGACTCCCCCACCACACCACGATCGGCATCAAGGTACGAGAAATCCATCACTGTAAGGTTGTCTACAAATAATCGAGCCACTTTCGCCTCTGACCAAAATCCTACTTGCGCCGTCCGTGTTAGCTTGTCTGCACGTGTTTGAAGTACGACAGCTAATGGTAACGTTCCAGATTGGGGTGGAATCCCGCAGTGTAACGTATAGAATGCTCGCTCGCTGACGGTTGAGATCACTGTCGGTAATATGTCGCCTTACAGCATGAACAAACGAGTTGTGAATGAACCACAACGGAGTCAACGCAGTAAGGATGGCAAGGAAAGGTCGGGGCGAATGTGGGGCGCAGGTCATACAGAATCGTCACGAGGCTTGAATCCTTGCCAGACACGAGCGGCGACGGGTGAGGCTCATTGAGCATCCGCGCAAATTTGACATGTATTAGTGAAGCTTTAAATGAATCCTTCCGACACCCTTCCTGATATCACCAGTGAAGCGCTTGCCCAGCGAGGCTCGCCGCTGCAGTGGGTAGGTATGGAGCAGTTGGATCTGCCTGTTTCGATCGCACTTGAGAACGGCGAAACCGTGCAGGCGCCTGCCAAGGCAAATGTCTTCGTAAGCCTCGACGACACAGCCAGCAAAGGCATTCACATGTCCCGGCTGCATGCACTTGTTCAAAAATTAGGCCGTCAGCTGTGCAGCCGAGAAACAATCGACCGCTTTTTGACTGAGTGCGTTGAATCGCAAGCGGGAATCAGTGCTCACGCAAAAATCGAATTACACTTTGACCTATTACTTGAGAAACCGGCGCTTCTGAGTGGTGAGGTCGGCTATCAAGCCTACCCCGTTTCGCTCATAGGGACAGTAATCAGTGGCGAGTTCCATTATGAGCTTGGCTATACAGTGCCCTATTCCAGCACATGCCCCTGCTCTGCATCGCTTGCGCGTCAACTCTTCGCAAACGCAGTAGATGAGCAATTTGAAGGTGATGTCATCGACAAGGCGCGCTTACTTGAATGGATGCAAAGCGAATCTGGAAGCGTTGCAACGCCACACGCACAACGCTCTTATGCTTACGTAAAATTAGTATCTGACGCGCCGACTTGGCCTGCTTTTGACACGGTGATACGCACCATTGAAAGCATGATTGGCACGCCGGTTCAGACGGCCGTAAAACGAGTGGATGAGCAGGAATTTGCGAGATTGAACGCGCAAAACCTCATGTTTTGCGAAGATGCAGCTCGACGTATCAAACACGCCTTAGAGGCGATGCCACATGTCGTTGATTACTGGTTGAAGGTCGATCATCAGGAAAGCCTTCACGCCCACAACGCTGTAGCGATTGACCGTAAATCCAAAAATTAACGCAAGCTTGGGCGCGTCATCTGTCATTCAGATGAATAGGTCGCCACCCTCTTTGGTCTCTCAAACGACTTACCGGTAATCACTCAATGTTGGGCCCAAGGCATCTTCAAGAGGCCCAAGGTACGCCCCAAAGTGTTGCCACTGCTCCATTCCTGACTTGTAAATGGGTTGCCGCACCTGCTCCGCGCTGGGTGTCCTGACGGCCCGCTCCGTTTCATGAAAATCGAGGCAGGCTTGCTCAAATGGCAGATCACAATAATCAAGGATACGACGAACCTGACGCTCGAGATCCTCGACGACATCCTCATGCTGAACCCGCAGGATACGCCCCGGGAGCACTTGCTCCCAATGGGCCATCACGTCGACATAGGCACGGTAATACCGACCAATCTCGTCAAGCCCGTAGGTAAACTCCTGCCCCTCAGCAAACAGCTGCTTGAAGCCACTAAAACAGCAGGCCATCGGATGGCGGCGGGCGTCAATAATCTTTGCCTTAGGCAATATGAGCTGAATAAGTGGGATATGACGGAAATTATTCGGCATCTTGTCAATAAAGTAGATGCCGTCACCTCTGTGGTGCTCGGTTTCCTGAATAAACTGCTCACCGAGCTGTCGTGTCTGTGCTTCGGTAAGTTGAGCCAAAACCTTCGGGTACGGCGACGCTCCGGTTCGTCGTTTCTGACCGTTTAACCTGTTCGCTGTCCCAATGATATTAGCGAGCTCCATAGTCCCATCGACAAGACTGTGAGAGGCCAGTATCTGCTCGAGCAGGGTAGACCCTGCGCGGGGTAATCCGAGAATAAAGATCGGCGCCTCGGTTGCGTGGCCAAAGCCGCTTCGCTCCTCAAAAAAACCACCATCAAAAAGTGCTTTTTGGGCCGTCAGCTCTTGTTCGACTGTCTCGGATCGATAGCCACTTTCTGCGCGCTTTAGGGCGTTGCCCTTGTCGTAATACCCAAAGGATCGCGCGTAATCGCCGAGGTCCTCGAACGCCTTTCCGAGCGCAAAGCACAAGTGAAACCGGTTTTCAGTGATGATTGACGAAGACGCTTCCTGCTCGACCATTTGAGCCAACTCTGACTCTGAGAACCGATAGGTCTTCAGATTAGCCAAACTCCAGTACGCGTCACCGTAATCCGGTTGCGCGCGATAGGCACGCTGATAGGATTCCACCGCCTCATCAGCACGCCCACTGGTTTTCAGCGCATGACCGCGGGAAGTCAATATTCTCGCCATCTCGCCGTGTTCCTTGAGCACCTTGTCATACACGGACAACGCACCTGAGAAATCACCCACCGCCTGCTGCTGAGCCGCGAGGGTGACATCATAGACCATGTTTTCGGGAGACCTCGCCCGCAAGTGCAGCGCCTGATTGAGTGCCTTATCAAACTTTTGCCGTTTGTGGAGAACCTGAACATAGTCGAGTCGAGCACGCTCATACTCCGGATAGAATTCGACACATGACTCAAGCAGATACTCTGCGTCGTCAAATATTTGTAGCTGGCTGCCAATTTCAGCAAGCAGCCTCATACCCTCTTGATGATGGGGCTTTTTCTGCAGAAATTGTCGACAGATCTGCTCGGCAACATACAACTTGCCCTCGTAAAGTAAGCTCGTGACCGTCTGTAACTCGCTCGGCATGCCGTCAAGCCAACGGATGTGATTAGCCGCTTCTACTTTGCGATCAGCTAAGCCTAACTGTCCATAGCGACCATGAAGCGCTTTCCAGCTCGCAAGCAGTGCGGGGTTAAGCGACACGGCCCGTTCAAAGGCCTCAAGCGCTGACTCATTTCGTTTTAAGGCAATGAGGTTGTAGGCCTCTTCCTGATAGGCGCGACCATAATCCGGATGCGCAGCGAACAGCGACTGAAGTGTGTTACGGGCAGCGACTGAGTCGCCTTGCTGCCTCATAGTCACCGCCAAGTAATACAGTGCGTCTTTGTGAGTGGGGTCCGAATCAAGGATAGCGTGCAAGGCTCTCACCGCTTCAGCCCGATTACCGGATTGAAGCTGCCGCTTGGCCTCAGACAAGATTGCGTCGTTCCCTTGTAACTTACTGTTTTCCACTGTCACTGACTAAACTCGTAAAGTTGATGTTTTAAACTAAAAAAGGCGCTCCACTGGAGCGCCTTGTATTTTTACCGCATTTGCAAACGACTTAGAAACGATAGCTCAGACGGACACCGAACGTGCGAGGACGATTCGGAGTGGTCTTGATAATGTCGTCTTCGTTACTAATGAAGAGGTCTGCAAGCTCATCTGTCAGGTTCTCGCCAAAGACCGTGATGGTCATATTTTCCAGGTCATACCCAAGACTCGCATCCCAAGTACGGTAGCTATCCATCTGGAAGTCGGCACCGGTGACGATTGCACTGATTTGATCATCCGTATACTGGTGAACAAGCTGCGCAAACATGCGATTACCGTTACCAATCTCCCAGTCATAGCGCGCTCTGAGCACGTACTGCAGCTCTGGAGCCAAGGCGAGGGAACTTCCGGGCTGACGAAGACCTACAATATTTGCCGGTACTCTAGTCAGTTCACTGTCGTTAAATGACACGTTCGCGAACAGGGTCAAATTCTCATTTGCCTGCCACACGCTGTCGATTTCCATGCCCGTAATCTCAGCATCCGACACATTGTCAATGAATGTAAGGTTCGAGATATCGAAGTCTAGGACACCAATCTGCATGGCTTCCCACTCAATACGATAGATGGCACCGTTAAACCGGAGCGTGTCATCCATCATTGTCATCTTCCAACCAAACTCAAGGTTGGTCACCTCATCTGACTCGTAGAAGTCAGGTACGAATGGCCCCTCAGGGTTAGCGCTTGACCCACCATTTCGGTTAAAGCCGCCAGGGCGGTAACCCTCAGACCAGGTTCCGTAGATCATGGTGCTATCGTCGATATTCCACTGAACATTCAACTTCATGATCGTGTCGCTAAGATCTGCAGGGCTCGAGCCTTCCAGTACTTCATCAACGTTACGGCCCCAGTCTAGATCGCCCGTGCCGTAGTCTCGGTTTGCAAAGTTAGAGCTGCCTTTAAGACCGATCTCAATGTCGTAGCGGCGAACACCAAAGGTCGCGGTCACGTCGTCGCTGATGTCGTAGTACAACTCACCAAAGAACGAGAGTTCCTTCTTGCTTCGAGTGAAGTCGTTGAAGAAAACAACGCCGGGAGGACGCGTATTCGGATTGCTTGAGGTCGCTCCGGGAATGGGCGCATTCGGTACGAATCCGGCTTCCACAGACGACGGATAGTTCCAATCACCCTGCTCAACGTTCTCAGTATCATCGGCAAATACACCGATCATGGCGCGTAAACGTCGATCGGCATCTGTATTAACTCGGAATTCGTGCGTTGTTCTTTCCGTGTTGTAGTACTGATCGAGGAAAAACGCGGTCTCACCACAGCTCGTATAAGACGTATTACAAATGTAATAGGGAATATACGGGCCGTTATTGGCATAACCCGAGTAATCCGAGATGCCTTCGACCAATCTGTCTAGGTACGAACCGGTGTAAATAAGGTCCAAGTTCGCCATACGACCTGAGACAGTCCATGTCGTTAGGTCGAATTCGTCATCGGCGAAGTCAGGTTGATAAGACTCCGAGTTCAAGTCGCCCAGCGTTGGATCGTAATCCCAGACACCCTCAGTCTCAATTGTCTGGCTGGTATGCTGCAATTGCACATCCCAGTCATCATTAGGCGCCCACCGAAGGCTCGCTCTGTAGCCCTCGTACGTCGCATCATTAAAGTTGTCTTCGACAAGATCCTCGTTTGTAGAGATCGCCCGCTCAGCTGGCTCTCGCCCACCGAGACCTGGGTTGCTGTAGGGGAGTAATCGACTGCCACTCACGTTATTGATGTAGCCGCCCTCTTTGGCACGGTAAACAGCAACCCGGGCAGCGAGTTTGTCATCAACGAGCGGAATGTTTGCATAAGCCTCAATAGCGCTGCTGTTGTCGGCTGACGACGTGTTAGAACCCATCAAATCGATACCACCAGAGAATTCGTTGAATTCTGGCTTGTTCGTAATCAATCTGACCGTTCCAGCCTGAGAACTTGCTCCATAGAGCGTCCCCTGTGGACCCGGCAACACCTCCACACGGTTCATATCGGTCATGTAGGGGTCGATATTTCGACCACCCATGGATATCGGCGCTTCGTCTAAGTAGAGCGCGACAGTCGGCTCAAGACCCACAGCACCCGCGATCTTCAGACCTCCTTTACCGGTCGAAACACCGCGAATGAAAATTTCATTACGACCCGGACCACGGCCCCCCGAGGTCACCCCTGCAAGGTTCTTGATGTAGTCTTTGAAGTTACCAATACCCAAGTCTTCAAGCGTGTCTTCACCCAGGGCTTGGATGGTAATGGGGATGTCTTGCGCACTTTCCGTACGCTTCGTGGCCGTAACGACCACCTCCTCAAGCTGCGCGTGTGCCGAGGTCGCGGTAATCGCGCTGACGGTTAACGCGGAGATCGCATGGCTAAGTGTTTTCTTTTGGAACATCTGGGCCTCTCTCATTCTGTTTATGGGCTGTTCATCTCTGACTCAGCGAAACCTTTTAGAGATGTGCGTCGGACTCTTTCGCTTTTTTAATTATGTACGCCGAACTGACCATAACCTTACGGATTTAGATAACAAATTCAAGCACAGTCATAGGTTGGCTCAGCTGTTATCGAGCCATTATTTACTGACATTTCCACGTTATTTGCGGATTTTAGAGGGCACGCCGCCGTGCGTTTGACAGGGGTTAGTCTTTGTCCCGGACACCGGAAGTAATACCCCAGCGATTCACAAGATCGTTCTCAAGTTCGAACAAATCTAAAACACGCCCGACACTGTGGTTAATGATGTCATCGACGCTCTCAGGGCGTGTATACATGGCAGGCAGCGGCGGTGCGATGATCGCCCCCATTTCCGATAGTGCCGTCATCGTTCTCAAGTGCCCCGTATGAAACGGCGTCTCACGCACCATCAAAACGAGTTTCCTGCGCTC
The Candidatus Paraluminiphilus aquimaris genome window above contains:
- a CDS encoding leucyl aminopeptidase family protein; protein product: MYITPPDSSLSGTSFIESAENPTPIELVKTADFNGREASLDAYQKASLKRQDFSAAKGQRAWLKCGDQFKVLVGWDGQDDLATLGGLPLLLTEGDYYLETPVSDLQLIGWGMGSYQFNRYKKASRAPARLVMPEGVDSKRVINTTRSVALCRDLINTPAQDMAPSHLEAESRDMAAHFGANISVTVGDELLAAGCGAIHAVGRAADDAPRLIDLTWGDENAPKITIVGKGVTFDSGGLDMKPGSAMRMMKKDMGGAANAIGLAYLIMAEQLPVRLRLLVPTAENAISGNAFRPGDILHTHKGLTVEIDNTDAEGRLLLCDALSIATEDKPDAIFDYATLTGSARSAVGAEVSAMFCNSDALADSISHSGRDTDDPVWRMPLHGDYNHMLNSKVADMVNCAPSPYAGAITAALFLERFVDDMPWMHFDINAFNTRSRPGHPEGGEAMALRAVFDYLRRTYA
- a CDS encoding sodium:solute symporter family transporter; translation: MFSTIDWAVVGLYIALTTWIGHRQKGRQQTTHDFFLGGRNIPWYAVSASIIATTISAVTFIGVPAITYAAGGNFTYLQLALGGILARLLIARFLLPRYFEGNYYSPYDFMSDRFGAVTGRITAGLFMMGGVLGQSVRVYATALVIELLTGWSLGHSILVIAAFAILWTWMGGVAAVIWTDVVQFFVLVIGALAALFLITTTLPDGWSSLVSFGQTAGKFRLLDFTTDPRVAFTFWAALLALPFQGVAVYGTDHLFTQRLMCCRNAQEARKALLWSIMGECIPALMLLVGVGLFTFYSLHPLDSPLAQLVSEKGDRIFPIFILSEMPVGLKGLLIAGVLSAAISSLDSILAALSQISITMFYRPFIKSNGTEAHYLSMSRFLVVLWGALLGLTAWQFSQSTGDLITLAFSMTTYTLGPMLGLFILSLLSARYRISHITPAVCLSVLVVLTVNEPELFTGIIQHSFQSPLLAWPWLFPIGTLVCIGLAIRAPLKPNQPKVATNGDDHRP
- a CDS encoding redoxin domain-containing protein, giving the protein MGELRRMEELRTEFDQRGVKVITVSVDLPEVIAEKRHLHGLQATMLSDQQLAVTDAFGLRNQGVHSAPGSEPAKALPVPATLLIDREGTVLWRDLSEDYQRRSDPSVVLAAMQAHFESVTD
- the folE2 gene encoding GTP cyclohydrolase FolE2; translation: MNPSDTLPDITSEALAQRGSPLQWVGMEQLDLPVSIALENGETVQAPAKANVFVSLDDTASKGIHMSRLHALVQKLGRQLCSRETIDRFLTECVESQAGISAHAKIELHFDLLLEKPALLSGEVGYQAYPVSLIGTVISGEFHYELGYTVPYSSTCPCSASLARQLFANAVDEQFEGDVIDKARLLEWMQSESGSVATPHAQRSYAYVKLVSDAPTWPAFDTVIRTIESMIGTPVQTAVKRVDEQEFARLNAQNLMFCEDAARRIKHALEAMPHVVDYWLKVDHQESLHAHNAVAIDRKSKN
- a CDS encoding tetratricopeptide repeat-containing sulfotransferase family protein, producing the protein MTVENSKLQGNDAILSEAKRQLQSGNRAEAVRALHAILDSDPTHKDALYYLAVTMRQQGDSVAARNTLQSLFAAHPDYGRAYQEEAYNLIALKRNESALEAFERAVSLNPALLASWKALHGRYGQLGLADRKVEAANHIRWLDGMPSELQTVTSLLYEGKLYVAEQICRQFLQKKPHHQEGMRLLAEIGSQLQIFDDAEYLLESCVEFYPEYERARLDYVQVLHKRQKFDKALNQALHLRARSPENMVYDVTLAAQQQAVGDFSGALSVYDKVLKEHGEMARILTSRGHALKTSGRADEAVESYQRAYRAQPDYGDAYWSLANLKTYRFSESELAQMVEQEASSSIITENRFHLCFALGKAFEDLGDYARSFGYYDKGNALKRAESGYRSETVEQELTAQKALFDGGFFEERSGFGHATEAPIFILGLPRAGSTLLEQILASHSLVDGTMELANIIGTANRLNGQKRRTGASPYPKVLAQLTEAQTRQLGEQFIQETEHHRGDGIYFIDKMPNNFRHIPLIQLILPKAKIIDARRHPMACCFSGFKQLFAEGQEFTYGLDEIGRYYRAYVDVMAHWEQVLPGRILRVQHEDVVEDLERQVRRILDYCDLPFEQACLDFHETERAVRTPSAEQVRQPIYKSGMEQWQHFGAYLGPLEDALGPTLSDYR
- a CDS encoding 6-carboxytetrahydropterin synthase — protein: MARLFVDNLTVMDFSYLDADRGVVGESWIVDIELGGELDDQGMVFDFGHVKKQIKQLIDAQADHRLLVPAAYAGCRTQSVGNDLLVEFSLANGGLIRHQSPRDAVLLVTCDVISAEVVAEDLALQLRSVLPDNVSDVLVKLRCEEIDGAFFHYSHGLQKHQGQCQRIAHGHRSRLELSVHGARDRELEAQWVAKLRDIYIASEEHISGKTVHNGMAHIDMAYDAAQGHFSLSMPEHQVFVVPCVSTVENIANHLALAASTDCGLAVQVKAFEGVGKGAFGSAETV
- a CDS encoding TonB-dependent receptor — its product is MFQKKTLSHAISALTVSAITATSAHAQLEEVVVTATKRTESAQDIPITIQALGEDTLEDLGIGNFKDYIKNLAGVTSGGRGPGRNEIFIRGVSTGKGGLKIAGAVGLEPTVALYLDEAPISMGGRNIDPYMTDMNRVEVLPGPQGTLYGASSQAGTVRLITNKPEFNEFSGGIDLMGSNTSSADNSSAIEAYANIPLVDDKLAARVAVYRAKEGGYINNVSGSRLLPYSNPGLGGREPAERAISTNEDLVEDNFNDATYEGYRASLRWAPNDDWDVQLQHTSQTIETEGVWDYDPTLGDLNSESYQPDFADDEFDLTTWTVSGRMANLDLIYTGSYLDRLVEGISDYSGYANNGPYIPYYICNTSYTSCGETAFFLDQYYNTERTTHEFRVNTDADRRLRAMIGVFADDTENVEQGDWNYPSSVEAGFVPNAPIPGATSSNPNTRPPGVVFFNDFTRSKKELSFFGELYYDISDDVTATFGVRRYDIEIGLKGSSNFANRDYGTGDLDWGRNVDEVLEGSSPADLSDTIMKLNVQWNIDDSTMIYGTWSEGYRPGGFNRNGGSSANPEGPFVPDFYESDEVTNLEFGWKMTMMDDTLRFNGAIYRIEWEAMQIGVLDFDISNLTFIDNVSDAEITGMEIDSVWQANENLTLFANVSFNDSELTRVPANIVGLRQPGSSLALAPELQYVLRARYDWEIGNGNRMFAQLVHQYTDDQISAIVTGADFQMDSYRTWDASLGYDLENMTITVFGENLTDELADLFISNEDDIIKTTPNRPRTFGVRLSYRF